ATCGGCCAGTGGGGCAACCTGACCGAAGCGACTCATGTCGATGATGTCCCCGAACCGGTGATCGACCTGGCCGTGCAGATCTCCAACCTGCCAAGGCACATGGGCATCCATTCCGGCGGCATGGTGATCTGCGACCGCCCCATCGCCGACGTCTGCCCGGTGGAATGGGCACGCATGGAGAACCGCAGCGTGCTGCAGTGGGACAAAGACGACTGCGCAGCAATCGGTTTAGTGAAGTTCGACCTGCTCGGCCTCGGTATGCTCTCAGCGTTGCACTACTGCATCGACCTGGTGCGCGAGCACAAAGACCTCGACGTCGACCTGGCCAAGCTGGACCTGTCCGAGCCCGCGGTGTACGAGATGCTGCAGCGCGCCGACTCCGTCGGGGTGTTCCAGGTGGAGTCCCGCGCGCAGATGGCCACGCTGCCCCGGCTGAAGCCAAGGGTGTTCTACGACCTGGTGGTCGAGGTCGCGCTGATCCGTCCGGGCCCCATCCAGGGCGGGTCGGTGCATCCATACATCAAGCGGCGCAACGGGGACGAACGCGTCACCTACGACCACCCGTCGATGGAAGCCGCTCTGCGAAAGACATTGGGTGTTCCGCTGTTTCAGGAACAGCTCATGCAGCTCGCGGTGGACTGCGCGGGCTTCTCCGCCGCCGAGGCCGACCAGTTGCGCCGCGCGATGGGCTCCAAACGCTCCACCGAACGCATGCGTCGGCTGCGGGGCAGGTTCTACGACGGCATGCGCGCCCGGCACGGCATCACGGGAGAGGTGGCCGACCGGATTTACGAGAAGCTGGAAGCATTCGCCAACTTCGGTTTCCCGGAAAGCCATTCGCTGAGCTTCGCCTCGCTGGTGTTCTACTCGTCGTGGTTCAAGCTGCACCACCCTGCGGCGTTCTGTGCTGCGCTGCTGCGGGCACAACCGATGGGCTTCTACTCACCGCAGTCGCTGGTGGCTGACGCCCGCAGGCACGGGGTCACCGTCCACGGACCGGACGCCAACGCCAGCCTCGCGCATGCCACCTTGGAAGACGCAGGGAACGTCGTCAGATTGGGGCTCGGCAGCGTCCGACACATCGGTGACGAGCTGGCCGAACGCATAGTCGTTGAGCGAAATACCAACGGGCCGTTTACTTCTCTGCTCGATCTCACCCAGCGGATTCAACTCAGCGTTCCGCAGACCGAGGCGCTGGCCACCGCGGGTGCGCTGGGCTGCTTCGGAATCACCCGCCGAGAAGGGCTGTGGGCCGCGGGCGCGGCCGCCACCCAGCGTGCCGACCGGCTTCCCGGAGTGGGAGCGTCATCGCAGATCCCCTCGCTGCCCGGCATGACCGAACTGGAACTGGCCGCCGCCGACGTGTGGGCGACGGGCGTCTCGTCAGACAGCTATCCCACCCAGTTCCTGCGCGAAAACCTCGACGCACTCGGCGTCGTTCCGGCCGACAAACTGCTGGGAATCCCCGATGGGACCCGGGTGCTGGTGGCCGGGGCGGTGACTCACCGCCAGCGGCCTGCGACGGCGCAGGGGGTCACGTTCATCAACCTCGAGGACGAGACCGGGATGGTAAACGTCCTGTGTTCGCGCGGGGTTTGGGCGCGGCATCGCAAGCTGGCGCAGACGGCGTCGGCGCTGCTGATCCGCGGACAGGTGCAGAACGCCACCGGCGCGGTCACCGTCGTCGCCGACCGCATGGGCAAGCTCGACATGCGGGTGGGTTCTAAGTCCCGCGATTTTCGCTGAGCGTAGCGAAGCGGAACGTCGGACCCAGCAGGTGAAACGCTGACCGCTACCGTGAGGAAGTGACGCGTCGCGTGTACTTCCTCGTCGCCGCGGGAACCGCGCTCATCGCATGCTGTTATGGCTTCGCGCGGTTTACCTACGGATTGTTCGCACCCGTGTTCACCGACGCTTTCCAGCTCACGCCCACGCTCACCGGGGTGATAGGTGCGGGAAGCTACGTCGGGTACTGCGCCGCGATCATCGTCAGCCTGGTGCTGACCGAACGACTCGGTGCGCGATGGGTCGCCGCCGCAGCCGGAGTCGTTGCGACAGTGGGTATCTCGATAGTCGCCGTCGCGACGTCAGCCTGGGTTCTGGCTGCGGGAGTGCTGGTCGCCGGGTGCAGCACCGGGATCGCCTCGCCGCCACTGGCGGCGGCCGTCGCACAGTTCGTGCCCAGCGAAGCCGCGGATCGAGCCCAGACGGTCGTCAATGGTGGTACCGGGGTCGGAGTGGTGTTGTCCGCGCCGATCGCGCTTGCGCTCTTCACCCAGTGGCGTCTGGCGTGGGCCGTATACGCGATCCTGGCCGTCCTCGTGACCATCGCGGTGATCCTGGCGGTACCGTCCACTTCGGGCCTGCCTGCCAAGGCTGCGGCCGAACGATCCTGGCGCCCAGGTTCCTTCGGTCTCATCGCCGCATCCTTGATGATGGGAATCGGCAGCATTGCGGTCTGGACCTTCGGTCGCGATCTGATCACGACGGTCGGTGGAGCCGACACGACGCGCTCGTCGCTCATGTGGATCGTGCTCGGTGCGGCCGGCATCGTCGGAGCGTTGGCAGGCGACGCCGTCGGCCGCATCGGACTGCGGCGGGCGTGGATCGCGGCGACGGTGACGATGGCCGCGGCTTCGGTGCTGTTGGCGCTGGTGCCGTCCAGCCTCGTCGCGGTCATGGTCGCGGCCGCGCTGTTCGGTGCTGCCTATATCAGTCTGACGGGACTGCTCCTGTTGTGGAGCGTGCGGCTGTACCCCGACCGGACTTCGTTCGGGGTCGGTCTGTCGTTCTTCACCATCGCGGCGGGGCAGGCGTTGGGCGCACCTGCGGCCGGTCTGCTGATCGATGCTGTCGGGACCGCAGCGGCGTTCGTGACGATCGCACTGGTGGGCTTGAGCGTCGTTGCCCTGCGGCCGCCGGGGTCGGCTCAGCCTCGAACCGCCTAGCCCTCGGTCGGGGTGGTCCACACCTTGTCGACGTCGATCTTCAATCGCAGGTTGTAGGCCGACAGGAATTCCTCGGTGAACCCAAGGCTGGTCGCCAGCTCGGCGTACTTCGCGCGATATCGCGTGTCCTGCAACGGATCTGCGTTCTCGGCGTCGACGGTGGCCGCACCGCCCACCACGATGACGCCGGAACCGGCGCCATCGGAATCCAGATTCAGGCTGACCCGAGGGTGGTTCCTGATGTGTCGGACCTTCGCGGCGTCGGGTTCCGAATAGACGAAGACGTCCTTGCCGTCGAAGTAAAACCAGACCAACCGCGGCACGGGCTGGCCGGATTTGGCCACCGTGGTCAACCATCCCGAGTGATCGGTTGAAAGCCGGTCGGTGACTTCTTGCGTGAATTCGACTGCCATACCGCCGAATGTAGTCTCCAAATGTGACCCTGAACTTGTCTGTCGATGAAGTCCTGACCACCACACGTTCAGTGCGCAAGCGGCTGGACCTCGAGAAGCCGGTGTCGCGCGAGGTGTTGATGGAGTGTCTGGAGCTATCGCTTCAGGCACCGACCGGATCCAACGCGCAGGGTTGGCAGTGGGTCTTCGTCGAGGATCCCGAGAAGAAGAAGGCGCTCGCCGACATCTACCGGTACAACGCCGAGCGGTACCTCGAGATGCCCAAGCCCACCTACGGCGACGAGCGTGACGAGCAGCGCCCGCGCGTCACGGATTCCGCGAAGTACCTCGCCGAGCATTTCCACGAGGTACCGGTGATGCTGATTCCCTGCCTTGCGGGCAGCCCGGACGACGCGGTCGCGGGCAGCGCCGGGTTCTGGGGCTCGCTGCTACCCGCGGTCTGGAGTTACATGTTGGCCCTGCGCTCGCGAGGGCTCGGTTCGGCGTGGACGACGCTGCATCTGGTCGGCAAGGGGGAGAAGCTGGCTGCCGAGGTCCTCGGCATTCCGTTCGACGAGTATCGCCAGGGTGGCCTGTTCCCCATCGCCTATACCAAGGGCACCGATTTCCGTCCGGCCAAGCGGCTGCCCGCTGAGCAGCTGACCCACTGGGATTCGTGGTGAAGCTCAGACTGCGCCGCTGAATCCCTGCTGCCGCCACGCTTCGTAGACGACGACCGCTGCGGCGTTGGAAAGGTTCAGTGACCGTCGACCCGCGAGCATCGGAATGCGCAACTGCGCGGTGATGTGCGGGTCGGCCAGCGTCGCCGCGTCCAGGCCGGTGGGTTCGGGACCGAACATCATCACGTCTGCCGGCTCATAACTGACGGTGTCGAACCGTGCCTTGGCATGTGCGGTGAACGCGTACACGCGCTTCGGTGCGATGGCTTGCCATGCGGCGGGCAAGTCGCGGTGCACGGTCACCGACGCGAGGTCGTGGTAGTCCAAGCCGGCCCGCCGCAGTTTGGGTTCGGACAAATCGAATCCGAGCGGCTCGACGAGATGCAATTCGCAGCCCGTTGCGGCGACCATTCGGATCGCGTTACCGGTGTTGGGTGCGATGCGCGGCGAGAAGAACAGCACGCGGAACATTCATAGATCATTGCGCCGGGCGGGCTGACAGTCCAAAACGTGTTTGCTCTGTTATCACAAAGCGACTTAGACGTGCAGTTATGAACTCTGTCTGTTCAGTAAGAATTGTGGAATCAGCACGACACGGCTGGCATACTCGACCAATTGCCAGGCGCACACCGCCAGCCCGTGGACGCGGGCGAATTATCAGGAAGCATATGAACCACGCTCCAAAACCGAAATGCCGACTCGCGGGCGAAATCGCGGGAGAGCGTCGATGACCGCCTTCTCGCAGGTGGAACCGTCTGACGACGCGCCTGCAAATTTCGAAGCCAAAGCCGCGCCGCCGCCCAAGAGGCCGAGCCGTTGGTCGGTTTCCAATTGGCCGGTCCGCTGGAAAGTATTTGCGATCGTATTGGTGCCACTGGTTCTCGCAGGTGTGTTTGGCGGGTTGCGCATCTACAGCAGCGTCACCGAAGCAACGGATTTGCGTCGTGCCGCGGACCGCACCGAAATGGTGCCCGCGATCGTGAACTACATGGCGGCGCTCGACCGCGCAATGTTGGCGAGTTCCACCGGCGGTGATCCGCAGTCCGCCCTCACCGAGTTCGATTCGAGCAGGCAGGAATTGCAGCGCCGGCTGTCCGACACCGACATCGCCGACGACGTCAGCAAGGGCGTCACGAGCATGATCGACGGCGGCCAGGCGCTGATGGACAGGGTCACGGCCAACAACATCAACCTGTTCGAGCGCGTCACCACCTACGCGCCGATCCTGCTCACCGCGGAGGACGCCATCAACGGATCCGTACGCGTCGACGACGAGCGCATCACGGCCGAGACACTCGGGTTGTCCCGCGCGGTCGGTGCGCGCGGACAGATGATGATGCAGCAGCTGCTGGTGAACCTCGGCGGCGAACTGCCGGAACCCGAGCTGCGCACCAGGATGATCGCGTTGGCCGGCACGGAGCCGTCGACGCTGTTCGGGATGAGCCAAGTGCTCGGCGTCGGTTCGGCGGAGGCCCAGCAGTTGCAGGGCGAGATGGTCAAGCGGTTGGCGATCATGTCGGATCCGGCTGCGGTTCTGGTCAACAACCCGGATCTGCGTGCCTCCGAAGCGGTCACCGATCAGATCGCGAGTCAGATCATCACCGACGCCACCGCTTCGGTGACGTCGACGGTGGATGAGCGCGCGGCCGCGCAGCGCACGGCGGCCATCCGGGATGCGGCGATCATCGGGGGAGCGATGCTGCTCGCCCTGATCGTGGTCATCGTGGTGGCGCGGTCGCTGGTGCGACCTCTGCGTCGACTGCGCGACAGCGCGCTGCGGGTGGCCCATGACGACCTGGCCCGCGAAATCGAGCACGTGCGTGCCGGAGGCGACCCGGGACCGATCGATCCGATACCGGTGTACACCTCCGAGGAGGTGGGCCAGGTCGCGCACGCCGTCGACGAACTGCACGAGCAGGCGGTGCTGTTGGCCGGCGAGCAGTCGCGGCTGCAGCTGCAGGTCGGCGACATGTTCGAGACCCTGTCGCGGCGCAGTCGCTCATTGGTCGATCAGCAGCTGTCGCTCATCGACCGGCTCGAGCGCAACGAAGAGGATCCCGAGCGGTTGGAAAGCCTGTTCCGTCTCGATCACCTCGCGGCCCGGATGCGCCGCAACGGCGCCAACCTGCTGGTGCTCGCCGGTGCGAAGGTCCAGCGTGAGCAGGCGGAGCCGGTGCCGGTCTCGGCCGTCATCAACGCCGCGGCCTCCGAGGTCGAGGACTACACCCGCGTGGTGACCGCGACGGTGCCCGACAGCGAGGTCGCCGGCTCGGTGGCGGGCGACCTCGTTCACCTCGTGGCCGAGCTGCTCGACAACGCACTTCGCTACTCGCCGCCGATTTCGCAGGTGCGGGTGTCCGCCGTGCACACCGGTCAGGGTGGCCTCGTCATCGAGATCAGCGACATCGGCCTCGGCATGACCGATTCGGACCTGCGGGTGGCCAATACGCGTCTGCAGTCCGGGGGTGAGGTCACCCCGTACACCGCGCGGCACATGGGCCTGTTCGTGGTCGGCCGGCTGGCGGCGCAGCACGGTCTGGTGGTCAGGTTGCGCAGCACCATTGCGGGCGAGCCGAATTCGGGCACGACCGCAGGGGTCTACGTCCCTCCCGAGCTGCTCGGCGGCGCGGATGCCCCGCATCAATACGGCGAACCGGAGTACGCGGCCGATGCGCACGCGGGCATCGCGACCGCGTTGGCACTGGACGACGACCATTCAGACGGCTGGGGCGACTACGAAGACGAGCCGCAGTACCGCAACGGCCGTTCCGAGGTACCGATCGCGTTGTTGCCGCAACGCGATCCCGGCGCCAGTGGGATCTCCGACGTCCCGGCGTCGCTCGCGCCGTCGGCGCATCAGGCCGAATGGGCGCAGGACGAGTGGCCAGAAGACGAGTGGCCCGAGGACTCCATGCCGGCCCAGACGGGCGAATGGGGCCAACCCTCTGCGCCCGCCGAGCGCCCGACGGACACGTCGGGCTTCTTCGCCGCAAGGCAGCAGGCCGCGAGCAACAGTGTGGCCGCCGCTGCGGCGACACCGGCTAGCCCGGCACCGCAGCCCGAACCCGTCCCGCCCGCGGAACCGTCAGCCACCTCGGGCTCCGATGATGCGATCTACCAGCGGATGCTCTCCGAGTGGCTGGTCGATCCGACGGAGCTGGCCAACAGCGCCGATCTGAATTGGGAATCGGTGTGGGACAGCGGCTGGTCCGCCGCCGAAGCCGCCGACGAGGCTCCGGTCGAGCAGCACACCGAGGAGGGGTTGCCGGTGCGTGAGCCCGGTGCCCGGCTGGTGCCCGGCGCGGCTGAATCCGCAGGTAGTGAGGTCGGACACCACCAAGACGAGGGCGCTCACAGGAACACCGAGGTCGACGACGAGGTAGCATCGGCGGCTGAGTTCGGCTCCCCGGGGCCGGACGCATCATCCGCAGTCGGTGATTTACCGCAGCGCGATCCCGATGCGGTCCGTGCGAGTCTCAGCAGCCATTTCGGCGGTGTGCACGCGGGCCGCTCGCACGCGCGAGAGACCAGAGGAACAGATAGCCAGTGACCTCCCCGTCCTACCCGCCACGATCGACGCAGCGCGATTCGCTCGACTGGCTGGTCTCAAAGTTCGCGCACGAAGTCTCCGGGGTCACCCATGCGGTCCTGGTGTCCGCGGACGGACTGTTGATGGCCTCCAGTGAGCACATCCCGGTCGAACGTGCCGACCAGTTGGCCGCGGTCGCCTCCGGGTTGGCCAGTCTGTCGACGGGCGCCGCGCAACTGTTCGACGGCGGTTACGTCATGCAGTCGATCGTCGAGATGGAGAACGGTTATCTGCTGTTGATGCGCGTGGGCGACGGCTCGAACCTGGCGACGCTCGCATCGCGCAACTGCGATATCGGCCAAATCGGTTACGAGATGGCGATTCTGGTGGAACGGGTGGGCGCCGTGGTGCAATCATCGCGGCGACGCGCACCCCAGCACATGTGAGTGGCCGATGGACAACTGGGAGCGGGAGGTCGACGACGAGCCGAGTCTGGTCCGGCCGTACACGCTGACGTCCGGACGCACCGAGGCCCGGTTGAATCTGCCGTTGGAAGCACCGATCGGGAAGCTCACGACGACCAAGCCGCCGCGCTGGCCGGGAAACGATGTGCGGGGCCAAATCCTCACGATGAGCGTCGAGGTCCCCTCGGTCGCCGAGATCGCCGCGGGCCTGGCCCTACCGCTCGGGGTCGCACGGGTGCTGATCGGTGACCTCGTGACACAGGGATATCTACAGGTACACACCACACTCGGCGATTCGGAGACCGATGACGAACGACGAGATCTCATAGGAAGGACGCTGCGTGGCCTCAGGGCACTCTGAGAGGCGGCATGTCTCGACGGACCTGGCGGCGAAGCGGGCCGCCGCTTCGACGAAGATCGTCATCTCCGGCGGCTTCGGCGCCGGCAAGACGACGTTCGTCGGCGCAGTCTCCGAGATCATGCCGCTGCGGACCGAGGCGTTGGTGACCAACGCGTCCGAAGGCGTCGACGGCCTGGATGCGACCCCGTCGAAGACCACCACGACAGTGGCAATGGACTTCGGCCGGATCACCCTCGGCGAAGACCTCGTGCTGTACCTGTTCGGCACACCCGGTCAGCGCCGGTTCTGGTTCATGTGGGACGACCTCATCCGCGGCGCCATCGGCGCGGTCATCCTGGTCGATGTCCGCCGACTGCAGGACAGCTTCGCCGCGGTCGACTTCTTCGAAGCCCGCCGCCTGCCATTCCTGATCGCGATCAACGAATTCGACGGTGCACCAAGATATTCCACTCAGGCGCTGCGCAAAGCGCTGGCACTCGCTGATCACATCCCGGTGGTCGCGGTCGACGCCAGAGACCGCAACTCGTGCCGCGAGGCGCTGATCGCGGTCACCGAGTACGCGCTCGACACGCTATCCTCGCTGCCCGGCTGAACCGGTGGGTGACAACGAAGAGGCGTGGGTCGAAAGGGAGTTCGTCGCGTACGACTTTCGCGACGAGGATCTCGGCCGGCTGCGCACCGAACGTGCGGTCTTCGACGAATGCGACTTCCGCGGTGTCGATCTAGCCGAATCCGAGCACGTCGGCTCGGCATTCCGTAACTGCCGTTTCGAACGGGCCAGACTGCACCACAGCATATTTCAGCACTGCAGCATGTTGGGATCGGTGTTCACCGAATGTCAGATGCGCCCGCTGAAGCTGGTCGAGGTCGACCTCACGCTCGCGGTCCTCGGCGGTTGCGATCTGAAGAACGTCGACCTGTCCGGATGTCGGCTGCGGGAGGCCAGCCTTGTCGAAACCGACCTGCGCAAAGCGGTGTTGCGCGGCGCCGACCTTCGCGGCGCCCGCCTGCAGAAGACCCGCCTCGAAGAATCCGATCTTCGGGGGGCGCGCACCGACGCGACGTTCTGGACCACTGCGGCCCTGCGCGGCGCGAAGGTCGACATCGAGCAGGCACTGGCCTACGCCGCGGCTCACGGTCTGAACATCCATGGGGAATAACCCGTCGCGCGGGCGGTTAGACGTTGCATGCGTGCTGTCATCTATGACCCCGATGCACCCGCGAAACTCCGTCTCTCCGAAGTCGACGAACCCGTACCGGCCGAATCCCACGCCCTGATCGAGGTACATGCCATCGCCCTCAATTTCGGTGAGGTGCACTGGATCGACCAAGCGCGTCGACCCGGTGAGGTGCCTGGTTGGGACGCCGCCGGAGTCGTCGTGACGGCGGCTGCCGATGGCTCGGGTCCACCCGCGGGTACCCGCGTTGTGGGGTTCGACGGATCCGGCGGCTGGGCGCAACTGCGCGCGGTGCCGACGGAAAACCTTGCTGTCTTGCCTGATTCGGTCGACCTCGGTTCTGCGGCTGCACTGCCGGTTGCCGGTGTGACGGCCCTGCAGGCATTGCGTGCACTCGGCCCAGTCGTGGGGCGACGGGTGCTCATCACCGGCGCGTCGGGCGGGGTGGGGCGCTTCGCGGTGCAGTTGGCCGCCAGAGCCGGTGCCCACGTGATTGCCGCGGTCGGCGCAACCGCCCGTGGTGAGGGTCTGGTGGAATTGGGGGCTGCCGAGGTGGTCGTTGGGCTTGCCGATGTGACCGAGCCGGTGTTCGGCGTGCTCGACAACGTCGGCGGGCAACTCCTCGCGGAGGCGTTCAGCCTCGTCGGCGACGGTGGTTCGGCGCAGTCGATCGGGATGGCATCGGGCCAGCCGACGACCATCGACTTCGAAGCTGAGCGACGGTTGGGCGTGCGAAAGCGGCTCGAACCGTTCACCGTTCGCACTCCGCTGGGGCCGGACTTGAGCTACCTCGTCGACCTGCTCGCCGTTGCAGAGATCGATCCGCAGATCGGTCTGCGGACCTCGTGGGAGGATGTGTCGAAGGCGGCAGA
The sequence above is drawn from the Mycobacterium gallinarum genome and encodes:
- a CDS encoding error-prone DNA polymerase is translated as MGWHTGPPSWTEMERVLSGRSLRSAGGAKPRRAGWPIDQQVGDGGDSPAWSRKRGSYEPLDIDRSGSSVPYAELHAHSAYSFLDGASTPEELVEEAARLDLRAIALTDHDGLYGVVRFAEAAKELDMQTVFGAELSLGGGDRTEDPDPPGPHLLVLARGPEGYRRLSRELAKAHLAGGEKGKLRYDYDALTEAAGGHWHILTGCRKGHVRQAFSQGGPEAAATAIADLVDRFGRDRVSIELTHHGHPCDDERNGALAELAPRFGLGVVATTGAHFAEPSRGRLAMAMGAIRARHSMDEAAGYLAPLGGSHLRSGMEMAQLFAHRPEVVTAAAELGEQCAFGLALIAPQLPPFDVPKGHTEDSWLRHLVMTGARNRYGPPERAQRAYAQIEHELKIIEQLTFPGYFLVVHDITRFCKENNILAQGRGSAANSAVCYALGVTNVDPIANELLFERFLSPARDGPPDIDIDIESDLRENAIQYVYNRYGRDYAAQVANVITYRGRSAVRDMARALGFSQGQQDAWSKQIGQWGNLTEATHVDDVPEPVIDLAVQISNLPRHMGIHSGGMVICDRPIADVCPVEWARMENRSVLQWDKDDCAAIGLVKFDLLGLGMLSALHYCIDLVREHKDLDVDLAKLDLSEPAVYEMLQRADSVGVFQVESRAQMATLPRLKPRVFYDLVVEVALIRPGPIQGGSVHPYIKRRNGDERVTYDHPSMEAALRKTLGVPLFQEQLMQLAVDCAGFSAAEADQLRRAMGSKRSTERMRRLRGRFYDGMRARHGITGEVADRIYEKLEAFANFGFPESHSLSFASLVFYSSWFKLHHPAAFCAALLRAQPMGFYSPQSLVADARRHGVTVHGPDANASLAHATLEDAGNVVRLGLGSVRHIGDELAERIVVERNTNGPFTSLLDLTQRIQLSVPQTEALATAGALGCFGITRREGLWAAGAAATQRADRLPGVGASSQIPSLPGMTELELAAADVWATGVSSDSYPTQFLRENLDALGVVPADKLLGIPDGTRVLVAGAVTHRQRPATAQGVTFINLEDETGMVNVLCSRGVWARHRKLAQTASALLIRGQVQNATGAVTVVADRMGKLDMRVGSKSRDFR
- a CDS encoding MFS transporter — its product is MTRRVYFLVAAGTALIACCYGFARFTYGLFAPVFTDAFQLTPTLTGVIGAGSYVGYCAAIIVSLVLTERLGARWVAAAAGVVATVGISIVAVATSAWVLAAGVLVAGCSTGIASPPLAAAVAQFVPSEAADRAQTVVNGGTGVGVVLSAPIALALFTQWRLAWAVYAILAVLVTIAVILAVPSTSGLPAKAAAERSWRPGSFGLIAASLMMGIGSIAVWTFGRDLITTVGGADTTRSSLMWIVLGAAGIVGALAGDAVGRIGLRRAWIAATVTMAAASVLLALVPSSLVAVMVAAALFGAAYISLTGLLLLWSVRLYPDRTSFGVGLSFFTIAAGQALGAPAAGLLIDAVGTAAAFVTIALVGLSVVALRPPGSAQPRTA
- a CDS encoding TIGR03667 family PPOX class F420-dependent oxidoreductase; the encoded protein is MAVEFTQEVTDRLSTDHSGWLTTVAKSGQPVPRLVWFYFDGKDVFVYSEPDAAKVRHIRNHPRVSLNLDSDGAGSGVIVVGGAATVDAENADPLQDTRYRAKYAELATSLGFTEEFLSAYNLRLKIDVDKVWTTPTEG
- a CDS encoding nitroreductase family protein, translated to MTLNLSVDEVLTTTRSVRKRLDLEKPVSREVLMECLELSLQAPTGSNAQGWQWVFVEDPEKKKALADIYRYNAERYLEMPKPTYGDERDEQRPRVTDSAKYLAEHFHEVPVMLIPCLAGSPDDAVAGSAGFWGSLLPAVWSYMLALRSRGLGSAWTTLHLVGKGEKLAAEVLGIPFDEYRQGGLFPIAYTKGTDFRPAKRLPAEQLTHWDSW
- a CDS encoding tRNA (cytidine(34)-2'-O)-methyltransferase, with the translated sequence MFRVLFFSPRIAPNTGNAIRMVAATGCELHLVEPLGFDLSEPKLRRAGLDYHDLASVTVHRDLPAAWQAIAPKRVYAFTAHAKARFDTVSYEPADVMMFGPEPTGLDAATLADPHITAQLRIPMLAGRRSLNLSNAAAVVVYEAWRQQGFSGAV
- a CDS encoding ATP-binding protein; translation: MTAFSQVEPSDDAPANFEAKAAPPPKRPSRWSVSNWPVRWKVFAIVLVPLVLAGVFGGLRIYSSVTEATDLRRAADRTEMVPAIVNYMAALDRAMLASSTGGDPQSALTEFDSSRQELQRRLSDTDIADDVSKGVTSMIDGGQALMDRVTANNINLFERVTTYAPILLTAEDAINGSVRVDDERITAETLGLSRAVGARGQMMMQQLLVNLGGELPEPELRTRMIALAGTEPSTLFGMSQVLGVGSAEAQQLQGEMVKRLAIMSDPAAVLVNNPDLRASEAVTDQIASQIITDATASVTSTVDERAAAQRTAAIRDAAIIGGAMLLALIVVIVVARSLVRPLRRLRDSALRVAHDDLAREIEHVRAGGDPGPIDPIPVYTSEEVGQVAHAVDELHEQAVLLAGEQSRLQLQVGDMFETLSRRSRSLVDQQLSLIDRLERNEEDPERLESLFRLDHLAARMRRNGANLLVLAGAKVQREQAEPVPVSAVINAAASEVEDYTRVVTATVPDSEVAGSVAGDLVHLVAELLDNALRYSPPISQVRVSAVHTGQGGLVIEISDIGLGMTDSDLRVANTRLQSGGEVTPYTARHMGLFVVGRLAAQHGLVVRLRSTIAGEPNSGTTAGVYVPPELLGGADAPHQYGEPEYAADAHAGIATALALDDDHSDGWGDYEDEPQYRNGRSEVPIALLPQRDPGASGISDVPASLAPSAHQAEWAQDEWPEDEWPEDSMPAQTGEWGQPSAPAERPTDTSGFFAARQQAASNSVAAAAATPASPAPQPEPVPPAEPSATSGSDDAIYQRMLSEWLVDPTELANSADLNWESVWDSGWSAAEAADEAPVEQHTEEGLPVREPGARLVPGAAESAGSEVGHHQDEGAHRNTEVDDEVASAAEFGSPGPDASSAVGDLPQRDPDAVRASLSSHFGGVHAGRSHARETRGTDSQ
- a CDS encoding roadblock/LC7 domain-containing protein, producing the protein MTSPSYPPRSTQRDSLDWLVSKFAHEVSGVTHAVLVSADGLLMASSEHIPVERADQLAAVASGLASLSTGAAQLFDGGYVMQSIVEMENGYLLLMRVGDGSNLATLASRNCDIGQIGYEMAILVERVGAVVQSSRRRAPQHM
- a CDS encoding DUF742 domain-containing protein — protein: MDNWEREVDDEPSLVRPYTLTSGRTEARLNLPLEAPIGKLTTTKPPRWPGNDVRGQILTMSVEVPSVAEIAAGLALPLGVARVLIGDLVTQGYLQVHTTLGDSETDDERRDLIGRTLRGLRAL
- a CDS encoding GTP-binding protein — translated: MAAKRAAASTKIVISGGFGAGKTTFVGAVSEIMPLRTEALVTNASEGVDGLDATPSKTTTTVAMDFGRITLGEDLVLYLFGTPGQRRFWFMWDDLIRGAIGAVILVDVRRLQDSFAAVDFFEARRLPFLIAINEFDGAPRYSTQALRKALALADHIPVVAVDARDRNSCREALIAVTEYALDTLSSLPG
- a CDS encoding pentapeptide repeat-containing protein, translating into MGDNEEAWVEREFVAYDFRDEDLGRLRTERAVFDECDFRGVDLAESEHVGSAFRNCRFERARLHHSIFQHCSMLGSVFTECQMRPLKLVEVDLTLAVLGGCDLKNVDLSGCRLREASLVETDLRKAVLRGADLRGARLQKTRLEESDLRGARTDATFWTTAALRGAKVDIEQALAYAAAHGLNIHGE
- a CDS encoding zinc-binding dehydrogenase, whose protein sequence is MRAVIYDPDAPAKLRLSEVDEPVPAESHALIEVHAIALNFGEVHWIDQARRPGEVPGWDAAGVVVTAAADGSGPPAGTRVVGFDGSGGWAQLRAVPTENLAVLPDSVDLGSAAALPVAGVTALQALRALGPVVGRRVLITGASGGVGRFAVQLAARAGAHVIAAVGATARGEGLVELGAAEVVVGLADVTEPVFGVLDNVGGQLLAEAFSLVGDGGSAQSIGMASGQPTTIDFEAERRLGVRKRLEPFTVRTPLGPDLSYLVDLLAVAEIDPQIGLRTSWEDVSKAAEALLDRRVAGKAVLDVK